TTAAAGCAACCCCTCCAACATCCCCTCGAAAGACAGCAAATTCCTCCATATCATCTGCAGGCACCCAAGAGACTTCATACCAACCCCCTCAAAGGGCCGTACAAGCCAGAATAACCCCTACACCATAAATCACTATATATAACACAACAGCTGGACTACCTCAAGTTTCAGGATAAGGCTCAGCAGCTAAAGCTGCCGAATAGGCAAACACAACCAGCATTCCCCCTAGATAAATTAAAAACAGTACTAACGATAAAAAGGAGCCACCATGCCCCACT
This sequence is a window from Thunnus maccoyii mitochondrion, complete genome. Protein-coding genes within it:
- the ND6 gene encoding NADH dehydrogenase subunit 6 — encoded protein: MTYMMCLLLFGLVLGLVAVASNPSPYFAALGLVVVAGMGCGVLVGHGGSFLSLVLFLIYLGGMLVVFAYSAALAAEPYPETWGSPAVVLYMVIYGVGVILACTALWGGWYEVSWVPADDMEEFAVFRGDVGGVALMYSLGGGMLVISAWVLLLTLFVVLELTRGLSRGTVRAV